The DNA window CGCCGCGCCTTCCCCGCTCACGCCTGGCGCCCCGGGCGCTCCCGGCGCCGAGTCGTCGCCCACCGCCCTCGCCGCGGCGAAAGCCTCGGTCTCCGGCGGCTCGCCCGCCGCTGGCGGCGGTCCTTCTGCAGCGGCTTCAGCCGGCCCGCCGGTCGAACCCGGCGGCGGCGCCGTGATCGCCGCTGTGAAGACAGGACGTTCCGAAACAGCCGAAGCAATGCCCGGCGCCCCGACCGAAGGCGGCGGAACCGGCACGCCCACCCGGACCGCCACCGGCCCGCTGTTCGCCGCCGCCGTCCAGGCCGAACTGCCCACGCTCAGCGGCATGCCCAGCTCCAGCGGAGCCCCAACCGGTCCCGCGATCGCCGCCCAAGGAGTCACCACGACCCGCGCCGCCAGCGGCGGCGTCACCGGTCCCGCCAGCCAGGAACCCGCCGGCGCCATGGCCGGACCGGCAGCCATACTGGCCCAGACCGACCCGACCGCCAGCGCCGGGGTGCAGGCGGGCAATCGACGTTCGACCGACGGTTCCGGAGCGGAAGGTCCCACCCTGGCCGTCGGCGATGCTCCCGGTTCGCCCGGCCGCACCAGCAACACGGCCAGCGTGCCGCAGGGTCTGCTGACCCTGGCCATGGTTCCCACTCCCGAAATGGGCGGCCCCAGCGCCGCCCCCGCTCCCGGCGCCGGCAACAGCGCAGGCGATATGAGCGACATGGCCGACGATATGGATATCGGCCCCATGTCGCGTGATTCCGAAGGCGGGCTCGCGGTGCAGATCGCCGCGGCGGAAGGTCCCGGCGGCGTCGGTTCCCGGATCGCTGTCGATGTCGGTCTGCCCGGGCGCCGCAGCCAGGCCGACTCGATGGAAGTCACCTTTACCTCGCCCACCCGTTTCCCCCGCCAGGAAGCCGGCGGCAAGCTCAATTTCAACACCAGCGCCGTCGTACGGGCCGATGCGTTCCGCGGCCGGCGATCGCCTGATCGCGGCGAAACGGGCGGCGGCAGCGTCGGCGGTCCTCCCCCCGAGACGGAAGAATCGATCGAGCTGGGCCTGCTCTTCCTGGCCCGGCATCAGTCGCCCGACGGCAGCTGGAGCTTCCAGAATTTCGCCGCCGGACGGGGCGAGGCGTACAAGGATGAATCAGCCGTCATGCTCAGCGATACGGCCGCCACCGCGCTCGCGATGCTCGCCTTCCAAGGGGCCGGTTATACACATCGCGAACACAAACACCAGGTCCACGTCAGCCAGGCCATCGCCTGGATGAAGAAGAACCAGAAAGAAGACGGCGACCTGTTCGTGGTGCAAACCGATGACGCCGCCAACAACGCCGCTCGACTGTACAGCCACGCCATTGCCGCCCAGGCCCTGTGCGAAGCGTACGGCCTGACCCAGGATCCCGAACTGAAAGAAGCAGCCCAGAAGTCGATCGACTTTATCGTCAAAGCGCAAGACAAACGCATCGGCGGCTGGCGCTACACGCCCGGCCAGGGAGCCGATACTTCCGTCACTGGCTGGATGATGATGGCCCTGTACGTCGGGAAAATTTCCGGGCTGGAAGTGCCGGACGAAGCTTTCGACCGGATCCATAACTGGCTCGACCTGGCCTCCGCCTCCGAACAGCAGCCGTACAGGTTCCGCTATAACCCGCTGGCGCCCGACACCGAAGAGCAGCGCCACGGACGCAGCCCGACCAAAGTCATGACGGCCGTCGGCCTGCTCATGCGGCTGTACTCCGGCTGGCGCCGCGACAACCCCAACATGATCGCCGGGGCTGAATACCTGTCAAAACGCCTGCCCTCCATGGGCACCGAACGCGATCCCCAGCGCGATACGTACTACTGGTACTACGCCACCCAAGTGATGTTCCACATGGGGGGCAAGTACTGGGATGACTGGTACGGCCAGCTGCACCCCTTGCTGGTCAGCACGCAGGTCCAACGCGGACCGTTCGCCGGTAGCTGGAATCCGCGCACGCCCGTCAAGGATCTCTGGGGCCCGCATGGCGGCCGGGTGTATGTCACCACCATGAATCTGCTGTCGCTGGAAATCTACTTCCGGCACTCGCCTCTATACGAAGACATCGCCAAATAAGCGTCGCCCGGAATGCAAAGAAACGGGCCGCAAAGCCCGTTTCTGGATTCTTCCCCGGAGCGGATACGCCCAGGTTCTGGACGCGGGGTTTGGACGCTCATGACGAACGCCGCCGGATGCTGACCCAGCAAGGGCGCCGTCCCGGCGTCGCCCGCATCTCTATAGAATGCGGACGATCAGTACGACCAGCAACACAATGAACAGCACGCCGAGAATGCCGCCCGGGGCCGCTCCCCAGCTTGCTCGTCGCGAGTACGCGCCAAAGCCGCCAAACAGAAAAAGTATCAACATCACTACCAGGATAATTTCCAAAAGACCCATCGTATCATCCCCTCAAGAAGCGGATAGCGCTCCGCGTCGATGTTGCGTGAG is part of the Lignipirellula cremea genome and encodes:
- a CDS encoding DUF3309 family protein — encoded protein: MGLLEIILVVMLILFLFGGFGAYSRRASWGAAPGGILGVLFIVLLVVLIVRIL